The following are encoded in a window of Pseudalgibacter alginicilyticus genomic DNA:
- a CDS encoding glutamine synthetase beta-grasp domain-containing protein gives MAKIKLEYIWLDGYFPTQNLRSKTKVEEHEDFKGTLEEIGNWSFDGSSTRQAAGGSSDCLLVPVAIYPDPERINGYLVMTEVMNADGTPHPSNGRATIDDDDDDFWFGFEQEYFIMDTKTLLPLGFPIGGYPAPQGMYYCSVGGLNTHGRDVVEEHADLCIKAGLNFEGINQEVACGQWEFQLFAKGAKKAGDEIWIARYLLDRLTEKYGYYIEYHPKPLGKDMDWNGSGMHANFSNSILRTCGSKEKYAEICEAFRPVVNEHIAVYGEFNDQRLTGLHETAAITDFSWGVSDRGASIRIPIITVEKGYKGWLEDRRPASNADPYKIAARIIKTVKPIK, from the coding sequence ATGGCAAAAATTAAATTAGAATACATCTGGTTAGATGGTTATTTCCCAACTCAAAATTTGAGAAGTAAAACTAAGGTTGAAGAACACGAAGACTTTAAAGGTACATTAGAAGAAATAGGTAACTGGTCTTTTGACGGTTCGTCAACTAGACAAGCCGCAGGTGGTTCTTCTGACTGTTTATTAGTACCTGTTGCTATATATCCTGATCCAGAACGTATCAATGGATATTTAGTAATGACTGAAGTTATGAATGCTGACGGAACACCTCACCCTTCTAACGGTAGAGCAACGATTGATGATGATGATGATGATTTCTGGTTTGGTTTTGAGCAAGAGTACTTTATCATGGATACTAAAACTCTTTTACCTTTAGGATTTCCAATTGGAGGGTACCCTGCGCCACAAGGAATGTATTACTGTTCAGTTGGTGGATTAAACACACATGGTAGAGATGTTGTTGAAGAGCATGCCGATTTATGTATTAAAGCTGGTTTAAACTTTGAAGGTATCAACCAAGAAGTTGCATGTGGTCAATGGGAATTCCAATTATTTGCTAAAGGAGCTAAAAAAGCTGGTGATGAAATTTGGATTGCTAGATATTTATTAGATCGTTTAACAGAAAAGTATGGTTACTATATTGAGTACCACCCAAAACCACTTGGAAAAGACATGGACTGGAATGGATCTGGTATGCACGCTAACTTCTCAAACTCTATCTTAAGAACTTGTGGTTCTAAAGAAAAGTATGCTGAAATTTGTGAAGCTTTCCGCCCTGTAGTTAATGAACATATTGCTGTTTACGGAGAGTTTAACGATCAACGTTTAACAGGTTTACATGAAACAGCTGCTATTACTGATTTCTCTTGGGGAGTTTCAGATAGAGGCGCATCAATTCGTATTCCAATTATTACTGTAGAAAAAGGATACAAAGGATGGTTAGAAGACAGACGTCCAGCTTCAAATGCTGATCCATATAAAATTGCCGCTAGAATTATTAAAACGGTTAAACCAATTAAATAA
- a CDS encoding calcium/sodium antiporter → MSILWVVLGFILLVIGGEFLVRSSVALSFKFNISKMVIGMTVVSFATSAPELLVSLQAALSGSPAIAINNVVGSNIANIGLVLGVTAMVGSIAVDKSFYKLNWPVMMIYSIVLYYFLKNDNILSVLEGVILFIGLIVFLIILIRNARKDSDLEAVDESLAVVSNIKIFLWLLIGAVSLYFGSEWLVFGAKDIATSIGVSEAVIGVSLIAIGTSVPELAASVIAAAKQEKAISLGNLIGSNIFNIASVLGLTAIITPIPVTEPQIMYSDIFWMLGFSAVLIPLVFLPKRLQISKMKGFFLVLAYGVFMFMVFTNK, encoded by the coding sequence ATGAGTATACTTTGGGTTGTTTTAGGTTTTATATTATTAGTTATAGGCGGCGAATTTTTAGTACGGTCGTCAGTAGCATTGTCTTTTAAATTTAATATTTCTAAAATGGTGATTGGTATGACGGTGGTGTCTTTTGCTACCTCGGCTCCAGAGCTTTTAGTGAGTCTACAAGCAGCGCTTTCGGGTTCGCCAGCCATTGCCATCAATAATGTGGTGGGCTCTAATATAGCTAATATAGGTTTGGTATTGGGGGTTACAGCTATGGTAGGATCTATTGCTGTTGATAAATCATTTTATAAATTGAATTGGCCTGTAATGATGATATATTCAATAGTCCTTTATTATTTTTTAAAAAACGATAACATTCTTTCTGTTCTTGAAGGGGTTATTTTATTTATTGGTCTCATTGTGTTTTTAATTATCTTAATAAGAAATGCAAGAAAAGATTCAGACCTTGAGGCGGTAGATGAATCATTAGCTGTTGTTTCAAATATCAAAATATTTTTATGGTTGCTGATAGGGGCTGTATCATTGTACTTTGGTAGTGAATGGTTGGTTTTTGGAGCTAAGGATATTGCTACTTCAATAGGAGTGAGTGAGGCTGTAATAGGAGTATCTTTAATCGCTATTGGTACAAGTGTCCCAGAATTAGCAGCATCTGTTATAGCTGCAGCAAAACAAGAAAAAGCTATTTCGTTGGGGAATTTAATAGGTTCTAATATTTTTAATATAGCTTCTGTTTTAGGCTTAACAGCTATAATTACGCCTATTCCAGTAACTGAGCCTCAAATAATGTATAGCGATATTTTTTGGATGCTTGGTTTTTCTGCTGTTTTAATACCATTAGTATTTCTTCCTAAAAGATTACAGATAAGCAAAATGAAAGGGTTCTTTTTGGTGTTGGCCTACGGTGTGTTTATGTTTATGGTATTTACAAATAAATAA
- a CDS encoding DUF1566 domain-containing protein: protein MYLILILIFTSNIMSCNHDDNKKISENDNLLNISSYPIVDTGVKDFYSNTAIISKTLEEQDFHGQDASYNGNQPSYTNNGDGTITDNVTGLMWEQDMGNKITYENAFVKAETSTLAGYTDWRVPTLKEIYSLILFTGQVKGAKAIDLFIDTTYFNQPLGNVSIGEREIDAQTWSSTPYDGKTMHGDETIFGVNFIDGRIKGYPKYSPKTKNANMMYFRMVRGNIEYGKNNFIDNRDGTISDLATGLMWQKSDDGIARNWKESLSYAENSELSSYNDWRLPNAKELQSIVDYSRSPQTTNSPAIDPIFDTTEINDPNGNPGQYPYFWTSTTHKDGVYPYESAVYIAFGEGQGKMNKNLLDVHGAGCQRSDPKNGIKSNYPQYFGPQGDVRYVYNYVRLVRNL, encoded by the coding sequence ATGTATTTAATTTTAATATTAATCTTTACCTCAAACATCATGTCTTGCAACCATGATGATAACAAAAAAATATCAGAAAATGATAATTTACTTAACATTTCAAGCTATCCAATTGTAGATACAGGTGTCAAAGATTTTTATAGCAATACAGCTATAATCTCAAAAACACTTGAAGAGCAAGACTTTCATGGACAAGACGCGTCCTATAATGGCAATCAACCCTCATACACCAACAATGGAGACGGCACCATTACCGACAACGTTACTGGATTGATGTGGGAACAAGACATGGGAAACAAAATCACTTATGAAAACGCCTTTGTAAAGGCTGAAACATCAACTTTAGCTGGATATACCGATTGGAGAGTTCCAACATTAAAAGAAATTTATTCACTCATATTATTTACAGGACAAGTTAAAGGCGCAAAAGCTATTGATTTGTTTATTGACACAACATACTTCAATCAACCATTAGGTAATGTGAGTATTGGAGAAAGAGAAATTGACGCACAAACCTGGTCTTCCACCCCATATGATGGAAAAACTATGCATGGTGATGAAACTATTTTTGGAGTTAATTTTATAGATGGCCGAATTAAAGGTTATCCTAAATACAGCCCTAAAACTAAAAATGCCAATATGATGTATTTCAGAATGGTAAGAGGAAATATTGAATATGGTAAAAATAATTTTATTGACAATAGAGATGGCACCATAAGTGATTTAGCTACTGGATTAATGTGGCAAAAATCAGACGATGGTATTGCTCGAAATTGGAAAGAATCACTATCTTATGCTGAAAACTCAGAATTATCATCATATAATGATTGGAGATTACCAAATGCAAAGGAATTACAAAGTATTGTAGATTACTCTAGATCACCACAAACAACAAACTCTCCTGCAATAGATCCTATATTCGATACCACCGAAATTAATGATCCTAACGGAAACCCTGGACAGTATCCATATTTTTGGACCAGCACTACACATAAAGACGGCGTATACCCCTATGAAAGTGCTGTTTACATAGCATTTGGTGAAGGCCAAGGAAAAATGAACAAAAATCTACTTGATGTTCATGGTGCTGGATGTCAAAGAAGCGACCCTAAAAATGGAATAAAAAGTAATTATCCTCAATATTTTGGTCCCCAAGGCGATGTTAGGTATGTATATAATTACGTAAGACTTGTAAGAAACCTATAA
- a CDS encoding adenosylcobalamin-dependent ribonucleoside-diphosphate reductase, protein MSVDVSKNPPKTYSQEEAFNAALKYFKNDDLAARVWLNKYALKDSEGNIYELTPNDMHRRIAKEIARVELKYTNPLSEDDIFDLIKDFKYIVPQGSPMAGIGNPYQIASLSNCFVIGNSGESDSYGGVMKIDQEQVQLMKRRGGVGHDLSHIRPKGSAVKNSALTSTGVVPFMERYSNSTREVAQDGRRGALMLSVSINHPDSEDFINAKLEQGKVTGANVSVRIDDGFMKAVKNNTDYVQKYPIFSQNPKVSKTIDANSLWKKIVHNAWKSAEPGILFWDTIINESVPDCYSDLGYKTVSTNPCGEIPLCPYDSCRLLAINLFSYVEKPFTKEASFNFSLFKKHVAAAQRIMDDIIDLELEKIDKILSKIDADPEMDDVKAIERNLWVNIQKKAGEGRRTGVGITAEGDMLAALGIQYGSESGNAFSLKVHKTIAIEAYRGSVHLAKERGAFGIFDAEREKNNPFIQRLKEADSKLYYEMLEYGRRNIALLTIAPTGTTSLMTQTTSGIEPVFMPVYKRRRKVNPNDKEVNVDFVDEVGDSWEEYVVFHHKFKLWMEVNGIDSSKNFTQGEIDDLIQKSPYHKATSNDVDWLSKVSMQGAIQKWVDHSISVTINLPNDVSEDLVGDLYLKAWEVGCKGVTVYRDGSRSGVLISNDEKKEDKAKDLLTTFPEKRPQSLEADVVRFQNNKEKWIAFIGLIDENPYEVFTGLADDEDGILIPRWVNKGVIIKNRNEDGSSRYDFQYKNTRGYKTTIEGLSHKFNPEFWNYAKLISSTLRHGMPIDKIVNLINSLQLDSESINTWKNGVVRALKRYVADGTQAKGHHCDNCKSENLIYQEGCLTCKDCGSSKCG, encoded by the coding sequence ATGAGCGTAGATGTCTCCAAAAACCCTCCTAAAACGTATTCCCAAGAAGAAGCTTTTAATGCAGCTTTAAAATATTTTAAAAATGATGACTTAGCAGCTCGTGTTTGGTTAAATAAATATGCGCTTAAAGATTCAGAAGGAAATATTTATGAGTTGACTCCAAACGATATGCATCGCAGAATAGCTAAAGAAATAGCTCGAGTTGAACTAAAGTATACAAATCCCTTAAGTGAAGATGATATTTTTGATCTGATAAAAGATTTTAAATATATAGTACCACAAGGAAGTCCAATGGCAGGTATTGGTAACCCATATCAAATAGCATCCCTTTCCAATTGTTTTGTAATAGGTAATTCTGGTGAGTCTGATTCCTATGGTGGTGTTATGAAAATAGATCAAGAACAAGTACAACTTATGAAGCGACGAGGCGGTGTTGGGCATGATTTATCTCATATTCGTCCTAAAGGTTCTGCTGTAAAAAATTCTGCATTAACTTCCACAGGTGTGGTACCATTTATGGAGCGTTATTCAAACTCAACCAGGGAAGTTGCTCAGGATGGTAGGCGTGGTGCTCTTATGTTATCAGTTTCTATAAATCACCCAGACTCAGAAGATTTTATAAATGCTAAATTAGAACAAGGTAAGGTTACAGGAGCTAATGTGTCTGTTAGAATTGATGATGGTTTTATGAAAGCTGTTAAAAATAATACGGATTATGTTCAGAAATATCCTATTTTTAGTCAAAACCCAAAAGTGTCTAAAACGATAGATGCTAATTCACTTTGGAAAAAAATAGTTCACAATGCTTGGAAATCGGCAGAACCAGGTATTTTGTTTTGGGATACAATTATTAATGAATCAGTACCTGATTGTTATTCAGATTTAGGTTATAAAACAGTATCTACAAACCCTTGTGGCGAAATTCCGTTGTGCCCTTATGATTCTTGCAGATTGTTAGCTATTAATTTGTTTTCTTATGTTGAAAAACCATTTACAAAAGAAGCGAGTTTCAATTTTTCATTATTCAAAAAGCATGTAGCTGCTGCTCAGCGTATTATGGATGATATTATTGATTTAGAATTAGAAAAAATTGATAAAATATTAAGTAAGATTGATGCCGATCCAGAGATGGATGACGTAAAAGCTATAGAACGTAATTTATGGGTTAACATACAGAAAAAAGCAGGAGAGGGCCGTAGAACAGGAGTTGGTATTACTGCGGAAGGTGATATGTTAGCTGCTTTAGGAATTCAATATGGTAGCGAATCAGGAAATGCATTTTCATTGAAAGTTCATAAAACCATAGCTATTGAAGCTTATCGTGGTTCAGTACATTTAGCAAAAGAGCGTGGTGCATTTGGAATTTTTGATGCAGAGCGAGAAAAAAACAATCCATTTATTCAGCGACTAAAAGAAGCAGATAGTAAATTATATTACGAAATGCTAGAATATGGTAGAAGAAATATTGCCTTGTTAACTATAGCTCCAACAGGAACAACAAGTTTAATGACGCAAACAACTTCAGGGATAGAGCCTGTTTTTATGCCAGTTTACAAACGTAGAAGAAAAGTAAACCCTAATGATAAAGAAGTGAATGTTGATTTTGTTGATGAAGTTGGAGATTCGTGGGAAGAATATGTAGTGTTTCATCATAAATTTAAGTTGTGGATGGAAGTGAATGGTATCGATAGTTCTAAAAACTTTACACAGGGCGAAATAGATGATTTGATTCAAAAATCACCATACCATAAGGCAACATCAAATGATGTAGATTGGTTGAGTAAAGTAAGTATGCAAGGTGCAATTCAAAAATGGGTAGATCATTCAATTAGTGTAACTATTAATTTGCCTAATGATGTGTCTGAGGATTTGGTAGGCGACTTGTATTTGAAGGCTTGGGAAGTGGGCTGTAAAGGTGTGACAGTTTATAGAGATGGTTCGCGTTCGGGAGTTTTAATTTCAAATGATGAAAAGAAAGAAGACAAGGCGAAAGATTTATTGACAACTTTTCCCGAAAAAAGACCACAAAGCTTAGAAGCAGATGTGGTGCGTTTTCAAAATAATAAAGAGAAATGGATTGCTTTTATAGGGTTGATTGATGAAAATCCTTATGAAGTTTTTACAGGTTTAGCTGATGATGAAGATGGTATTTTAATTCCGCGCTGGGTTAATAAAGGTGTTATTATTAAAAACCGAAATGAAGATGGGAGCTCTCGATATGATTTCCAGTATAAAAACACCAGAGGTTATAAAACAACGATTGAGGGGTTGTCGCATAAATTTAATCCAGAGTTTTGGAATTATGCAAAATTAATTTCAAGTACGTTGCGTCATGGTATGCCTATTGACAAAATTGTAAACCTTATTAATAGTTTACAGTTAGATAGTGAGTCAATAAATACATGGAAAAATGGTGTAGTGCGTGCATTAAAGCGTTACGTAGCAGATGGTACTCAAGCTAAAGGTCATCATTGTGATAATTGTAAATCTGAAAATTTAATTTATCAAGAAGGTTGTCTTACGTGTAAGGATTGTGGTTCTTCTAAATGTGGATAA
- a CDS encoding DUF3078 domain-containing protein, giving the protein MKHRLVILVFLVTQVLVAQPDSLFIKFHPEKEKYDSPEWIQKNKFGIDLSEVAFVNWNSGGSNSISGLLGFESSANYKDPFFYWNNNVKIRYGINKQESRELRKTDDLFELNSNLGYQPDKYSHWFYSARFNFKTQLANGYKYPNRDNEISRLMAPGYLFLGAGMEYGKQIDELSLYFSPLTLKTTFVLDQDLANAGSFGVEPAVLDSLGNVIVEGDRIRSEVGMLLTNSYEMEVAENIKMSNQLSLYSDYINNFGNVDIDWQLTFDFKVNSFVKATFGSHLKYDDDVKTTEPSEIEGEFDEAGAKVQWKQILGVGFAVNF; this is encoded by the coding sequence ATGAAACATCGTTTAGTTATTTTAGTATTTTTAGTAACTCAAGTGTTGGTAGCTCAACCTGATTCTTTGTTTATTAAATTTCATCCAGAAAAAGAAAAATACGATAGTCCAGAATGGATTCAAAAAAATAAATTTGGTATAGACTTAAGTGAAGTTGCATTTGTAAATTGGAATTCTGGTGGTAGTAATTCTATTTCTGGTTTGTTAGGCTTTGAATCTTCAGCCAATTATAAAGACCCTTTTTTTTATTGGAATAACAACGTCAAAATTCGTTATGGAATAAATAAACAAGAAAGTCGTGAGTTGAGAAAAACAGATGATTTGTTTGAGCTTAATTCTAATTTAGGATACCAGCCTGATAAATATTCACATTGGTTTTATTCGGCACGTTTTAATTTTAAAACACAATTAGCAAATGGCTACAAATATCCTAATAGAGATAATGAAATTTCGAGGCTTATGGCTCCAGGTTACTTGTTTTTAGGTGCGGGTATGGAGTATGGAAAACAAATTGATGAGCTATCGCTTTATTTTTCGCCATTAACTTTAAAAACTACTTTTGTTTTGGATCAGGATTTGGCTAATGCAGGTTCATTTGGTGTGGAACCAGCTGTTTTAGATAGTCTAGGAAATGTTATAGTAGAAGGAGATCGTATACGAAGTGAAGTGGGGATGCTATTAACAAATAGTTATGAAATGGAGGTTGCTGAGAATATAAAAATGTCTAATCAGTTGAGTTTGTATTCAGATTATATAAATAATTTTGGTAATGTAGATATTGATTGGCAGCTAACTTTTGACTTTAAGGTAAATAGTTTTGTGAAAGCCACCTTTGGATCACATTTAAAGTATGATGATGATGTAAAAACAACCGAGCCTTCTGAAATTGAAGGTGAGTTTGATGAAGCTGGTGCTAAAGTTCAGTGGAAGCAGATTTTAGGTGTTGGTTTTGCTGTGAATTTTTAA
- a CDS encoding AIR synthase related protein produces MSQEVSKRYAQRGVSASKEDVHNAIKNINKGLFPKAFCKIVPDYLTNDDDYCLIMHADGAGTKSSLAYMYWKETGDISVWKGIAQDALIMNIDDLLCVGATDNIMLSSTIGRNKSLIPGEVLSAIINGTEELLEDLKSFGVTIHSTGGETADVGDLVRTIIVDSTVTARMKRSDVIDNANIKAGDVIVGLESFGQATYEKAYNGGMGSNGLTSARHDVFSKYLATKYPESFDASVPEDLVYSGEVKLTDNVKDVPVDAGKLVLSPTRTYAPIIKSILSKYKSDTVHGMVHCSGGAQTKILHFVDEFHIIKDNMFTVPPLFKLIQEQSKTDWKEMYQVFNCGHRMELYVAPEIAEDIMSISKSYGIGAQVIGRVEASETKKLTIKSEFGEFNY; encoded by the coding sequence ATGAGTCAAGAAGTTTCAAAACGCTACGCCCAACGTGGGGTTTCTGCATCTAAAGAAGATGTGCACAACGCCATAAAAAACATTAATAAAGGATTGTTTCCAAAGGCATTCTGTAAAATTGTTCCAGATTATTTAACAAATGATGATGATTATTGCTTGATTATGCATGCCGATGGTGCGGGAACAAAATCTTCGTTAGCGTATATGTATTGGAAGGAAACTGGAGACATTTCAGTTTGGAAAGGCATTGCTCAAGATGCTTTAATCATGAATATTGACGATTTGTTGTGTGTAGGAGCTACTGATAATATTATGTTGTCTTCAACCATAGGACGGAATAAAAGCTTAATTCCAGGCGAAGTACTTTCAGCAATTATAAACGGAACTGAAGAATTACTGGAAGATTTAAAATCCTTTGGAGTAACTATTCATTCTACAGGCGGTGAAACTGCTGACGTTGGTGATTTGGTGCGTACCATTATAGTAGACTCAACAGTAACAGCAAGAATGAAGCGCAGTGATGTTATTGATAATGCTAATATAAAAGCAGGAGATGTTATTGTAGGCTTGGAAAGTTTTGGGCAAGCAACTTATGAAAAAGCATACAACGGCGGTATGGGAAGTAATGGCTTAACATCTGCAAGGCATGATGTGTTTAGTAAATACTTAGCAACTAAATACCCAGAAAGTTTTGATGCTTCGGTGCCAGAGGATTTGGTGTATTCGGGAGAAGTTAAATTAACTGATAATGTTAAAGATGTGCCTGTTGATGCGGGTAAATTGGTATTGTCACCAACCCGTACTTATGCGCCAATTATAAAGTCTATTTTATCAAAATATAAAAGTGATACTGTTCATGGTATGGTACATTGCTCTGGTGGTGCACAAACTAAAATTCTTCATTTTGTAGATGAATTTCATATTATTAAAGATAATATGTTTACTGTTCCACCACTATTTAAATTGATACAAGAGCAATCAAAAACTGACTGGAAGGAAATGTATCAAGTATTTAATTGTGGGCACAGAATGGAGTTGTATGTAGCGCCAGAAATTGCTGAAGATATTATGTCTATCTCCAAATCTTATGGTATTGGTGCTCAGGTGATTGGAAGAGTGGAGGCTTCAGAAACCAAAAAGCTTACAATAAAATCAGAATTTGGAGAGTTTAATTATTAG
- a CDS encoding sigma-70 family RNA polymerase sigma factor, whose product MKTQDIWKLYGDDLKYFIISKVKDGVVADDLLQEVFIKIHTKITSLRDNSKLKPWVFSIARYTVMDYFRKQPSFQDVSDEYFIDEDEHHEHSEQDCLRSIISNLPKKYRIPLFLADIKGLKQTEVAQQLNLSLPTAKSQIQRARKLIAKGFMDCCGFKLNEEGYLVGELKERADCKVCH is encoded by the coding sequence ATGAAAACTCAAGATATTTGGAAACTATATGGAGATGATTTAAAATACTTCATAATAAGTAAAGTGAAGGATGGTGTCGTAGCAGATGATTTGCTTCAAGAGGTTTTTATCAAAATACATACTAAAATAACGTCATTAAGAGACAATAGTAAATTGAAACCTTGGGTGTTTTCAATTGCGAGGTATACTGTTATGGATTATTTTAGAAAGCAACCAAGTTTCCAAGATGTCTCAGATGAATATTTTATTGATGAAGATGAGCATCACGAGCATTCGGAGCAAGATTGTTTGCGAAGTATTATCAGTAATCTTCCTAAAAAATACAGAATACCTTTGTTTTTAGCAGATATTAAGGGCTTAAAGCAAACGGAAGTTGCCCAGCAATTGAATTTATCTCTACCTACTGCTAAATCGCAAATACAACGTGCTAGAAAGTTAATTGCTAAGGGATTTATGGATTGTTGTGGTTTTAAGTTAAATGAAGAAGGTTATTTGGTTGGTGAGCTTAAAGAGAGAGCTGACTGTAAAGTGTGCCATTAA
- a CDS encoding glutamine synthetase III, translated as MSILRFHAIKESLAYKYVKIEEKERRSDLFGKNVFNENTMRQYLTKDAFMGVINAIQHGKKIDRNIADQVASSMKDWALSKGVTHYTHWFQPLTGITAEKHDAFFETVGNGMAIEKFGGDQLVQQEPDASSFPSGGIRNTFEARGYTAWDPTSPAFIYETTLCIPTIFVAYTGEALDYKTPLLRALNAVDNAATEVCKYFDKNVKKVTSSLGWEQEYFLIDKLLAASRPDIMLTGRTLLGHSSAKGQQLDDHYFGAIPRRALNFMRDLETECMLLGIPAKTRHNEVAPNQFELAPIYEEANLAVDHNSLLMDVMGRVASRHNFKVLFHEKPFVNMNGSGKHNNWSLSTDTGVNLLGPGKTPMSNLQFLTFFINTIKAVHEHEELLRAAIATASNEHRLGAGEAPPAIISVFIGKQLTKVLEELEGVTKGKLSPQEKTDLKLNVVGKIPDVLLDNTDRNRTSPFAFTGNKFEFRAVGSTANCGNPMTILNTIVAKQLKDFKVEVDTLIENKGLKKDEAIFNVIREYIKSCRNILFEGNGYGEAWEKEAKKRGLSNHKTTPEALKAKMSKKTIDLFEEMNVMSRIETQARYDIELESYIKHIQIESRVLGDIARNHVVPTAVKYQNILIENVKGLKEIFEADYKALAKEQISLIKAISKHIEGINTNVTKMTNERKKLNTLADNEKKAHGYCNDVKPIFNDIRYHCDKLELLVDDEIWPLTKYRELLFTR; from the coding sequence ATGTCAATATTAAGATTTCATGCAATAAAAGAGTCTCTAGCTTATAAATATGTAAAAATTGAAGAAAAAGAGAGACGTTCAGATTTATTTGGTAAGAATGTGTTTAATGAAAATACGATGCGTCAATATTTGACAAAAGATGCATTTATGGGTGTTATAAATGCGATTCAACATGGAAAGAAAATTGATAGGAATATTGCAGATCAAGTGGCGTCTTCTATGAAAGATTGGGCATTGTCTAAAGGGGTGACGCATTACACACATTGGTTTCAGCCATTAACAGGTATTACTGCTGAAAAACATGATGCGTTTTTTGAAACCGTAGGCAATGGGATGGCAATTGAAAAGTTTGGAGGCGATCAATTAGTTCAGCAAGAGCCAGATGCCTCCAGTTTTCCTAGTGGTGGAATTAGAAATACTTTTGAAGCGAGAGGGTACACAGCTTGGGATCCCACATCACCAGCTTTTATTTATGAAACAACTTTATGCATTCCAACCATTTTTGTAGCCTATACCGGGGAGGCTTTAGATTATAAAACTCCCTTATTAAGAGCACTTAATGCCGTGGATAATGCAGCCACTGAAGTGTGCAAATATTTTGATAAGAACGTTAAAAAGGTAACCTCTTCATTGGGTTGGGAGCAAGAATATTTTTTAATTGATAAATTATTGGCGGCTAGTAGACCGGATATTATGCTTACGGGTAGAACACTGTTAGGGCATTCCTCTGCTAAAGGGCAACAATTGGATGATCATTATTTTGGAGCCATTCCAAGGAGGGCTTTAAATTTTATGCGCGATTTGGAAACCGAATGCATGTTACTTGGTATTCCTGCAAAAACACGACATAATGAGGTTGCTCCTAATCAATTTGAATTAGCTCCTATATACGAAGAGGCTAATCTAGCTGTAGATCATAACTCTTTACTAATGGATGTTATGGGGCGTGTGGCTTCTAGGCATAATTTTAAAGTATTGTTTCATGAAAAACCATTTGTTAATATGAATGGTTCAGGTAAACACAATAATTGGAGTTTATCTACAGATACAGGAGTAAATTTATTAGGTCCTGGGAAAACACCAATGAGTAATCTTCAGTTTTTAACCTTTTTTATCAACACGATTAAAGCTGTGCATGAGCATGAAGAACTTTTAAGAGCTGCTATTGCAACTGCAAGTAATGAACATAGATTGGGGGCTGGTGAAGCACCACCGGCAATTATATCGGTGTTTATTGGGAAACAACTAACTAAAGTTTTAGAGGAGTTAGAAGGTGTTACAAAAGGAAAATTGTCGCCTCAAGAGAAAACAGATCTTAAGCTTAATGTAGTTGGAAAAATACCTGATGTGTTATTGGATAACACTGATAGAAATAGAACATCGCCTTTTGCTTTTACGGGTAATAAATTTGAATTTAGAGCAGTGGGGTCTACAGCAAATTGTGGAAATCCCATGACGATTTTAAATACCATAGTTGCTAAGCAATTGAAAGATTTTAAAGTAGAGGTTGATACCTTAATAGAAAATAAAGGGTTAAAAAAAGACGAAGCTATTTTTAATGTTATTAGAGAGTATATTAAGTCTTGTAGAAACATATTGTTTGAGGGGAATGGTTATGGTGAGGCTTGGGAAAAAGAAGCTAAAAAGCGAGGTTTGAGTAATCATAAAACTACGCCAGAAGCTTTAAAAGCCAAAATGTCTAAAAAAACCATCGATTTATTTGAAGAAATGAATGTGATGAGTAGGATTGAAACACAAGCGCGATATGATATTGAGTTAGAGTCCTATATAAAGCATATTCAGATTGAGAGTCGGGTTTTAGGAGATATAGCTAGAAATCATGTGGTGCCAACGGCTGTTAAATATCAAAACATATTGATTGAAAATGTCAAGGGGTTAAAAGAAATTTTTGAAGCTGATTATAAAGCCTTAGCCAAAGAGCAAATAAGTTTGATAAAAGCAATATCAAAGCATATTGAAGGAATAAATACCAATGTTACAAAAATGACCAATGAACGTAAAAAGCTAAATACACTTGCTGATAATGAAAAAAAAGCGCATGGCTATTGCAATGATGTAAAACCAATTTTTAATGATATTCGTTACCATTGTGATAAATTAGAATTGTTGGTAGATGATGAAATTTGGCCACTAACTAAGTATCGCGAATTGTTGTTCACACGATAA